The following coding sequences lie in one Sphingomonas sp. M1-B02 genomic window:
- a CDS encoding DUF1932 domain-containing protein → MDAAFAFIGFGEAGAAFAGGAAARGYDRKTDDRATRDAKLVDFDRAGVRACADSAEAVAGIGAVLSLVTADQALAAAQTAARRIARGTLWFDMNSVAPDTKRAAAEAIEAGGGRYVDVAVMAPVHPKRLAVPLLIGGPHAEEAAAFLATIGFTDVTQVSGPVGQASSIKMIRSVMVKGIEALTAECFLAADAAGVGEAVRTSLDASWPGTDWESKADYNLDRMMVHGLRRAAEMEEVVKTLDSLGSGSAMTRGTIERQRAIGGLGLTPQGDLAAKLTAIRGATL, encoded by the coding sequence ATGGATGCCGCATTCGCCTTCATCGGGTTCGGAGAAGCCGGCGCTGCCTTTGCCGGCGGCGCAGCGGCGCGCGGCTATGATCGCAAGACCGACGATCGCGCGACGCGCGACGCCAAGCTGGTCGACTTCGATCGCGCCGGGGTTCGCGCCTGCGCCGATTCGGCCGAGGCGGTTGCCGGGATCGGCGCGGTGCTCAGCCTGGTGACCGCGGATCAGGCGCTCGCCGCGGCGCAAACCGCCGCACGACGGATCGCGCGTGGCACGCTTTGGTTCGACATGAACAGCGTTGCGCCCGACACCAAGCGCGCCGCAGCGGAAGCGATCGAGGCCGGCGGCGGGCGTTATGTCGATGTGGCGGTGATGGCGCCGGTCCATCCCAAGCGGCTGGCGGTGCCGCTGCTGATCGGCGGCCCGCATGCCGAGGAGGCCGCGGCATTCCTCGCGACGATCGGCTTCACCGACGTCACCCAAGTTTCCGGACCCGTAGGCCAGGCCTCGTCGATCAAGATGATCCGCTCGGTGATGGTCAAGGGGATCGAGGCGCTGACCGCCGAATGCTTCCTGGCCGCCGATGCCGCGGGCGTGGGCGAAGCCGTGCGCACATCGCTCGACGCGAGCTGGCCGGGCACCGATTGGGAGTCCAAGGCCGACTATAATCTCGATCGCATGATGGTCCATGGCCTGCGCCGCGCCGCCGAGATGGAGGAAGTCGTCAAGACGCTCGATTCGCTCGGGAGCGGATCGGCGATGACTCGCGGCACGATCGAGCGTCAGCGCGCGATCGGCGGTCTGGGACTGACACCGCAGGGCGATCTCGCCGCGAAACTCACTGCAATACGAGGCGCGACCTTATGA
- a CDS encoding amidohydrolase family protein, with translation MIIDCHGHYTTVPPAHSEWREAQKAAFKAGEAPPPYPDISDDEIRESLEANQIRLIRERGADMTIFSPRASAMAPHVGDEAMALAWARVNNDLIKRCVDLYPDIFAGVCMLPQNPKAGLEGSIAELERCVTELGFIGCNLNPDPGGGHFTAPPLTDRYWYPLYEKMVELDVPAMIHVSGSCNPALHATGAYYIAADTIAFMQLIEGNLFADFPSLRFIIPHGGGAVPYHWGRYRGLADMLKQPDLSGHVMNNVYFDTCVYHQPGVDLLAKVIDTKNILFGSEMVGAVRGIDPQTGQYFDDTKRYVDALPISDAQRHAIFEDNVRRVFPRLDAILKEKGL, from the coding sequence ATGATCATCGACTGCCACGGCCATTATACCACCGTGCCGCCCGCGCATTCCGAATGGCGCGAGGCGCAGAAGGCCGCGTTCAAGGCCGGCGAGGCGCCGCCGCCTTACCCGGATATCAGCGACGACGAGATCCGCGAGTCGCTGGAGGCCAACCAGATCCGGCTGATCCGCGAGCGCGGCGCCGACATGACGATCTTCAGCCCGCGCGCCTCGGCGATGGCGCCGCATGTCGGCGACGAGGCGATGGCGCTCGCCTGGGCGCGGGTGAACAACGATCTGATCAAACGCTGCGTCGATCTCTATCCCGACATCTTCGCCGGCGTGTGCATGCTGCCGCAGAACCCCAAAGCGGGGCTCGAAGGCTCGATCGCCGAGCTCGAGCGCTGCGTGACCGAGCTTGGCTTCATCGGCTGCAACCTCAATCCCGATCCGGGCGGCGGGCACTTCACCGCGCCGCCGCTCACCGATCGATACTGGTATCCGCTTTACGAGAAGATGGTCGAGCTCGACGTGCCGGCGATGATCCACGTCTCGGGCAGCTGCAACCCGGCGCTGCACGCCACCGGCGCCTATTATATCGCCGCCGACACGATCGCCTTCATGCAGCTGATCGAAGGTAATCTGTTCGCCGATTTCCCCAGCCTGCGCTTCATCATCCCGCATGGCGGCGGCGCGGTGCCCTATCATTGGGGCCGCTATCGCGGGCTGGCGGACATGCTCAAGCAGCCCGACCTGAGCGGGCATGTGATGAACAACGTCTATTTCGACACCTGCGTCTACCACCAGCCCGGCGTCGATCTGCTCGCCAAGGTGATCGACACCAAGAACATCCTGTTCGGCAGCGAGATGGTCGGCGCGGTGCGCGGGATCGATCCGCAGACCGGGCAGTATTTCGACGACACCAAACGCTATGTCGATGCGCTGCCGATCAGCGACGCGCAGCGCCACGCGATCTTCGAAGACAATGTCCGCCGCGTCTTCCCGCGGCTCGATGCAATCTTGAAGGAGAAAGGCCTGTGA
- the ligA gene encoding protocatechuate 4,5-dioxygenase subunit alpha — MTGPTNIHEYLAAFDDIPGTRVFTAKRARQGYQLNQFAMSLMKAENRARFKADERAYLVDWNLTDEQREALLARDYNRLLDLGGNVYFLAKVFSTDGQSFAQAVSTMTGMSFEDYTAMMVGGGRSPEGQRSIKANGAAGADPLESN; from the coding sequence GTGACCGGCCCGACCAACATCCACGAATATCTGGCGGCGTTCGACGATATCCCCGGCACCCGCGTGTTCACCGCCAAGCGGGCGCGGCAGGGCTATCAGCTCAACCAGTTCGCGATGAGCCTGATGAAGGCCGAGAATCGGGCGCGCTTCAAGGCCGACGAGCGCGCCTATCTCGTCGACTGGAACCTGACCGATGAACAGCGCGAGGCATTGCTGGCGCGCGACTATAACCGGCTGCTCGATCTGGGCGGCAACGTCTATTTCCTCGCCAAGGTCTTCTCGACCGACGGGCAGAGCTTCGCCCAGGCGGTGAGCACGATGACCGGCATGAGCTTCGAGGACTATACCGCGATGATGGTCGGCGGCGGGCGATCGCCCGAGGGCCAGCGCTCGATCAAGGCCAATGGCGCCGCCGGTGCCGATCCACTGGAGAGCAACTGA
- a CDS encoding class III extradiol dioxygenase subunit beta, with the protein MARITAGVASSHVPLLGVASDQGKDEDSYFRPIFAGYDWTRAWEAAEKPDVVILVYNDHASAFDMKIIPTFAIGCGEQYKPADEGWGPRQVPDVEGHPDLAWHIAQSLILDEFDMTIINEMDVDHGLTVPLSMMFGKPDTWPCKVIPLAVNVVTYPPPSGNRCWALGEAIRKAVESFPEDLNVQVWGTGGMSHQLQGPRAGLINQEWDNRFLDGLIGSSDALRRIPHLEYLRETGSEGIEMVMWLVMRGAMGTNTRMLHRHYHVPCSNTAIGHLVLRPDNGEGLDMTGSEPAAIAAE; encoded by the coding sequence ATGGCACGCATCACCGCCGGCGTGGCTTCCAGCCACGTTCCCCTGCTCGGCGTCGCGAGCGACCAGGGCAAGGACGAGGATTCCTATTTCCGCCCGATCTTCGCGGGCTACGACTGGACCCGCGCCTGGGAAGCCGCCGAGAAGCCCGATGTCGTGATCCTGGTCTATAACGACCATGCCTCGGCATTCGACATGAAGATCATCCCGACCTTCGCGATCGGCTGCGGCGAGCAGTACAAGCCCGCCGACGAAGGCTGGGGGCCGCGCCAGGTGCCCGACGTCGAGGGGCATCCCGACCTTGCCTGGCATATCGCCCAGAGCCTGATCCTCGACGAATTCGACATGACGATCATCAACGAGATGGACGTCGATCACGGGCTGACCGTTCCCTTGTCGATGATGTTTGGCAAGCCCGACACATGGCCGTGCAAGGTTATTCCGCTGGCGGTCAACGTCGTCACCTATCCGCCGCCCTCGGGCAATCGCTGCTGGGCTCTGGGCGAGGCGATCCGCAAGGCTGTGGAGAGCTTTCCCGAGGATCTCAACGTCCAGGTGTGGGGCACCGGGGGCATGAGCCACCAGCTCCAGGGTCCGCGCGCGGGGCTGATCAACCAGGAATGGGACAATCGCTTCCTCGACGGGCTGATTGGTTCGTCCGACGCGCTGCGCCGCATCCCGCATCTCGAATATCTCCGCGAGACCGGCTCGGAAGGCATCGAGATGGTGATGTGGCTGGTCATGCGCGGGGCGATGGGCACGAACACGCGGATGCTGCACCGCCATTATCATGTGCCCTGCAGCAATACCGCGATCGGGCATCTCGTGCTGCGGCCGGACAATGGCGAAGGGCTCGACATGACCGGCAGCGAGCCCGCCGCGATCGCTGCTGAATAA
- a CDS encoding Gfo/Idh/MocA family oxidoreductase produces the protein MKIALAGAGAFGEKHLDALKLIDGVEVVSVVGRRLEPTQAVADKYGIGHACTDLAEALEQPGLDAVILATPTQMHAAQTIQCLEAGKHVQVEIPLCDNLADGEKVLAKQQETGLVAMVGHTRRFNPSHQYLHGKIAAGELAVQQMDVQTYFFRRQNMNAKGEARSWTDHLLWHHAAHTVDLFAYQAGPIVAANALQGPIHPELGIAMDMSIQLKSESGAICTLSLSFNNDGPLGTFFRYICDNGTWIARYDDLVTGREEAVDLSGVDVSSNGIELQDREFVAAIREGREPNASVAQVMPCYRVLDALEKQLAGAL, from the coding sequence ATGAAAATCGCACTCGCCGGCGCCGGCGCCTTTGGCGAAAAGCATCTCGACGCGCTCAAGCTGATCGACGGCGTCGAAGTCGTCTCGGTGGTCGGACGCAGGCTCGAGCCGACCCAGGCGGTGGCCGACAAATATGGCATCGGCCATGCCTGCACCGATCTCGCCGAGGCGCTCGAACAGCCCGGGCTGGACGCGGTGATCCTCGCCACGCCGACCCAGATGCACGCCGCGCAGACGATCCAGTGCCTCGAGGCCGGCAAGCATGTCCAGGTCGAGATTCCGCTGTGCGACAATCTAGCGGACGGCGAGAAGGTGCTCGCCAAGCAGCAGGAGACCGGGCTGGTCGCGATGGTCGGCCACACGCGGCGCTTCAATCCGAGCCACCAATATCTCCACGGCAAGATCGCCGCGGGCGAGCTTGCGGTCCAGCAGATGGACGTCCAGACCTACTTCTTCCGCCGCCAGAATATGAACGCCAAGGGCGAAGCGCGCAGCTGGACCGATCATCTGCTGTGGCACCACGCCGCGCACACGGTGGACCTGTTCGCCTATCAGGCCGGCCCGATCGTCGCCGCCAATGCGCTCCAGGGCCCGATCCATCCCGAGCTCGGCATCGCCATGGACATGTCGATCCAGCTCAAGAGCGAGAGCGGCGCGATCTGCACGCTGTCGCTGTCGTTCAATAACGACGGGCCGCTGGGCACCTTCTTCCGCTATATCTGTGACAACGGCACCTGGATCGCGCGCTATGACGATCTGGTGACCGGCCGCGAGGAAGCCGTGGACCTGAGCGGCGTCGACGTCTCGAGCAACGGCATCGAGCTGCAGGACCGCGAATTCGTCGCGGCGATCCGCGAAGGGCGTGAGCCCAATGCCAGCGTGGCGCAGGTCATGCCCTGCTACCGCGTGCTCGATGCGCTCGAGAAGCAGCTCGCGGGAGCGTTATGA
- the pobA gene encoding 4-hydroxybenzoate 3-monooxygenase, producing the protein MKTNVAIIGAGPAGLLLGHLLRAEGIDCVVVERQSPAYVLSRIRAGVLESVTTGLMQRLGLDARMRAEGMVEDGFNLADDDRMIRIDIKALTGEHVTVYGQTELTRDLMDAAPDRGLQIVYAASDVALHDVESDRPWVSYVADGQTHRIDADFIAGCDGFHGASRKAIGEDPAHRFERVYPFGWLGILADVPPCHPELIYANGPRGFALASMRSPTRSRYYIQVPQEARIEDWSEDRLWDELALRFDPISERGVVRGPALEMSIAPLRSFVFEKMRRGRLFLAGDAAHIVPPTGAKGLNLAASDVAYLAEALIAWFGKGEEAPLAGYEARALARIWKAERFSWYLTKLMHRFPEDGAFEHRMQRAEIDYVATSRAMQTAIAENYVGLPL; encoded by the coding sequence ATGAAGACGAATGTCGCGATCATCGGTGCCGGGCCCGCGGGGCTGCTGCTCGGCCATTTGCTGCGCGCCGAGGGGATCGACTGCGTCGTCGTCGAGCGCCAGTCGCCGGCCTATGTCCTGTCGCGGATCCGCGCCGGGGTGCTTGAAAGCGTCACCACCGGGCTGATGCAGCGGCTGGGGCTCGATGCGCGGATGCGGGCCGAGGGGATGGTCGAGGACGGGTTCAACCTCGCCGACGACGACCGGATGATCCGCATCGACATCAAGGCCCTGACCGGGGAACACGTCACCGTTTACGGCCAGACCGAACTGACCCGCGACCTGATGGACGCCGCGCCCGATCGCGGACTGCAGATCGTCTATGCGGCAAGCGACGTCGCGCTGCACGACGTCGAGAGCGATCGGCCGTGGGTCAGCTATGTAGCCGACGGCCAGACGCATCGCATTGACGCCGATTTCATCGCCGGATGCGACGGCTTCCATGGCGCGTCGCGCAAGGCGATCGGCGAGGATCCGGCGCATCGCTTCGAGCGCGTCTATCCGTTCGGCTGGCTGGGTATTTTGGCCGACGTGCCGCCCTGCCATCCCGAACTGATCTACGCCAACGGCCCGCGCGGCTTCGCGCTCGCCTCGATGCGTTCGCCGACGCGCAGCCGCTATTATATCCAGGTGCCGCAGGAGGCGCGAATCGAGGATTGGTCCGAGGATCGGCTGTGGGACGAACTCGCGCTTCGCTTCGATCCGATTTCGGAGCGGGGCGTGGTCCGCGGCCCGGCGCTCGAAATGTCGATCGCGCCGCTGCGGTCGTTCGTGTTCGAGAAGATGCGGCGCGGGCGGCTGTTCCTGGCCGGCGATGCCGCGCATATCGTGCCGCCGACCGGGGCCAAGGGGCTCAACCTCGCCGCCTCCGACGTCGCCTATCTCGCCGAGGCGCTGATCGCCTGGTTCGGCAAGGGGGAGGAGGCGCCGCTGGCCGGCTATGAAGCCCGCGCACTGGCCCGCATCTGGAAGGCGGAGCGGTTCAGCTGGTATCTGACCAAGCTTATGCATCGCTTTCCCGAAGATGGCGCGTTCGAGCATCGTATGCAGCGCGCCGAAATCGACTATGTCGCGACTTCGCGGGCGATGCAGACCGCTATCGCCGAAAATTATGTGGGGCTGCCCTTGTGA
- a CDS encoding aldo/keto reductase codes for MTNLPERALGSLKVSAIGLGCMNLSHAYGLPPSSEEGGRLLNRALDLGVTLLDTAALYGGGSNETLLGASVMHRRREFTLASKCVLGMYDGKRGLDGSPGAIAQTLDEALVRLRTDHIDLYYLHRLDRRVPIEESVGALVRAKEAGKIGAIGLSEMSAATIARAHAVHPIAAVQSEYSPMGRNPEVAVLETCARLGIGFVAFSPVARGMLAASVRDDAYAPGDIRMSMPRFRQPNLAHNLIAVQAFEALAAETGCTPAQLALAWLLARGDTIVPIPGTRSIAHLEENVAAAAIVLEPATIAQIDGMFAGDAIRGARYAASAQAQVDTELLPDEELAAD; via the coding sequence GTGACGAATTTGCCCGAGCGCGCGCTCGGTTCGCTGAAGGTTTCGGCGATCGGGCTGGGATGCATGAATCTCAGCCATGCTTATGGTCTGCCGCCATCCTCGGAGGAAGGCGGGCGGCTGCTCAACCGCGCCCTAGATCTGGGCGTTACGTTGCTCGATACTGCGGCGCTCTACGGTGGTGGGTCGAACGAGACCTTGCTGGGTGCATCGGTGATGCATCGCCGCCGCGAATTCACCCTCGCCAGCAAATGCGTGCTCGGCATGTATGACGGCAAGCGCGGACTCGACGGATCGCCGGGCGCGATTGCGCAGACCCTCGACGAGGCACTGGTCCGGCTGCGGACCGACCATATCGATCTCTATTATCTCCACCGGCTCGACCGCCGCGTGCCGATCGAGGAGTCGGTCGGCGCGTTGGTGCGGGCCAAGGAGGCCGGCAAGATCGGCGCGATCGGGCTCAGCGAAATGTCCGCGGCGACGATCGCGCGCGCGCATGCCGTTCATCCGATCGCCGCGGTGCAAAGCGAATATTCGCCGATGGGGCGCAACCCCGAAGTGGCGGTGCTCGAGACCTGCGCGCGGCTGGGGATCGGCTTCGTCGCTTTCTCGCCGGTGGCGCGCGGGATGCTCGCCGCCTCGGTCCGCGACGACGCCTACGCGCCGGGCGACATTCGCATGTCGATGCCGCGCTTCCGGCAGCCGAACCTCGCGCACAATCTGATCGCGGTACAGGCTTTCGAAGCGCTCGCTGCCGAGACCGGTTGCACGCCGGCCCAGCTCGCGCTGGCCTGGCTGCTGGCCCGCGGCGACACGATCGTGCCGATCCCGGGGACGCGCAGCATCGCGCATCTCGAGGAGAATGTCGCGGCGGCGGCAATCGTCCTCGAACCGGCGACGATTGCGCAGATCGACGGGATGTTCGCTGGCGACGCGATCCGCGGCGCCCGCTACGCGGCTTCCGCCCAGGCGCAGGTCGATACCGAGCTGCTCCCGGACGAGGAACTCGCCGCCGACTGA
- a CDS encoding 5-methyltetrahydropteroyltriglutamate--homocysteine S-methyltransferase — protein MPNPPFRADHVGSFLRPPALIEARSALKAGTIDAAALRAVEDTAIRDVVAMQESLGFKGITDGEFRRTYFHTDFLLQLDGVDEAGGTQVKFHQHGGKELEYAPPVMKVTGPVRHVRDIQRRDFEFLASCTTQTPKVTIPSPTMLHFRGGREAIDETAYPDLDQFYEDIAAAYRAEIASLADAGCRYLQLDDTNLAYLCDTTQRENARRRGMDPDELPRLYARIINDSIRDAPADMVTCVHLCRGNFRSSWAAEGGYEPVAEVLFNELKVDGYFLEYDDPRSGDFAPLRHVPKGKTVVLGLVTTKLADMESADDVKRRIEDAAQFLPLDQAALSPQCGFSSTVHGNDIEMAQQTAKMRLVMEVARDVWGDC, from the coding sequence ATGCCCAACCCGCCGTTTCGCGCCGATCATGTTGGCAGCTTCCTCCGCCCGCCCGCGCTGATCGAGGCTCGATCAGCCCTTAAAGCCGGCACGATCGACGCCGCTGCCCTGCGCGCGGTCGAGGATACCGCCATCCGCGACGTCGTGGCGATGCAGGAATCGCTCGGCTTCAAGGGAATCACCGATGGCGAATTCCGCCGCACCTATTTCCACACCGATTTCCTGCTCCAGCTCGACGGCGTCGACGAGGCCGGCGGCACCCAGGTCAAGTTCCACCAGCATGGCGGCAAGGAACTCGAATATGCCCCGCCGGTGATGAAGGTTACCGGACCGGTTCGCCATGTGCGCGACATTCAGCGCCGCGATTTCGAGTTCCTGGCGTCGTGCACCACGCAGACCCCCAAGGTCACGATCCCGTCGCCGACAATGCTGCATTTCCGCGGCGGCCGCGAGGCGATCGACGAAACCGCCTATCCCGATCTCGACCAGTTCTACGAGGACATCGCCGCCGCGTACCGCGCCGAGATCGCCAGCCTCGCCGACGCCGGCTGCCGTTATCTCCAGCTCGACGACACCAACCTCGCCTATCTGTGCGACACGACGCAGCGCGAGAATGCGCGCCGCCGCGGCATGGACCCCGACGAACTGCCGCGCCTCTATGCCCGCATCATCAACGATTCGATCCGCGATGCGCCGGCCGATATGGTCACCTGCGTCCATCTGTGCCGTGGCAATTTCCGCTCTTCCTGGGCCGCCGAGGGCGGTTACGAGCCCGTTGCCGAAGTGCTGTTCAACGAGCTCAAGGTCGACGGCTATTTCCTCGAATATGATGATCCTCGCTCGGGCGACTTCGCGCCGCTGCGGCACGTCCCCAAGGGCAAGACCGTCGTGCTCGGGCTGGTCACGACCAAGCTCGCCGACATGGAAAGCGCAGACGACGTCAAGCGCCGTATCGAGGATGCTGCGCAGTTTCTGCCGCTCGATCAGGCAGCGCTGTCGCCGCAATGCGGCTTCTCTTCGACGGTGCACGGCAACGACATCGAGATGGCGCAGCAAACGGCGAAGATGCGGCTGGTGATGGAGGTCGCCCGCGACGTCTGGGGCGACTGCTGA
- a CDS encoding MFS transporter → MRTNDPQAILDREPMSRAQWAVVAVMVGLNALDGFDVLSISFASPGIARDWGIDRGALGFVLSMELIGMAVGSLALGGFADRMGRRVTILTCLGIMTAGMLGAASAGDVYQLSGWRLFTGLGIGGMLAATNAAVAEAANDRRRALCVVLMAAGYPVGTIVGGSISAVLLANYGWQSVFLFGAVASACFVPIVLLAAPESIAFLVHKRPPDALAKINRSLARMGHATIDSLPERAVAKPKTSAIDLFSAALRRKTVLLTLAYLAHIMTFYFILKWIPKIVVDMGHAPSAAAGVLVWASAGGAAGSLLLGLLTSRVKLLPLTIGAMLGSVALVILFGRGGSDIATLSYLAAAAGFATNAGVVGLYALVARSFPTGLRATATGFVIGIGRGGSALAPAVAGLLFAAGYPLSTVAILMALGSAVGALALFGLASRKASAS, encoded by the coding sequence ATGCGCACGAACGACCCCCAGGCAATCCTCGACCGGGAGCCGATGTCGCGGGCGCAATGGGCGGTGGTCGCTGTGATGGTCGGGCTCAACGCGCTCGACGGGTTCGACGTGCTCTCGATCAGCTTCGCCTCGCCGGGGATCGCGCGCGACTGGGGAATCGATCGCGGCGCCCTGGGCTTCGTGCTGTCGATGGAGCTGATCGGCATGGCGGTGGGTTCGCTGGCGCTGGGCGGATTTGCCGACAGGATGGGACGGCGCGTGACGATCCTGACCTGTCTTGGCATCATGACAGCGGGGATGCTGGGCGCAGCGAGCGCCGGCGACGTCTACCAGCTCTCCGGCTGGCGGCTGTTCACCGGCCTCGGCATCGGCGGGATGCTGGCAGCGACCAACGCGGCGGTGGCGGAGGCCGCCAACGATCGTCGGCGGGCGCTGTGCGTGGTGCTGATGGCGGCCGGGTACCCGGTAGGGACGATCGTCGGCGGATCGATCTCGGCGGTGCTGCTCGCCAATTATGGCTGGCAGTCGGTCTTCCTGTTCGGCGCGGTGGCGAGCGCCTGCTTCGTGCCGATCGTGCTGCTGGCGGCACCCGAATCAATTGCATTCCTGGTGCACAAGCGGCCCCCGGACGCGCTGGCGAAGATCAATCGCTCGCTCGCCCGGATGGGACATGCCACGATCGACTCGCTCCCCGAGCGCGCGGTCGCGAAGCCCAAGACGTCCGCGATCGATCTCTTCTCCGCCGCATTGCGCCGCAAGACCGTGCTGCTGACGCTCGCATATCTTGCGCATATCATGACTTTCTATTTCATCCTGAAATGGATCCCGAAGATCGTCGTCGACATGGGCCATGCACCTTCCGCCGCGGCCGGGGTCCTGGTGTGGGCGAGCGCCGGCGGCGCGGCGGGCTCGCTGCTGCTCGGGTTGCTGACCTCGCGGGTCAAGCTGCTGCCGCTGACGATCGGCGCAATGCTGGGATCGGTGGCGCTCGTGATCCTGTTCGGCCGCGGCGGAAGCGATATCGCGACCTTGTCGTATCTGGCCGCAGCCGCCGGATTCGCGACCAATGCCGGCGTGGTGGGACTCTATGCGTTGGTCGCGCGCAGCTTCCCCACCGGGCTTCGCGCAACCGCCACGGGATTCGTAATCGGGATCGGTCGCGGCGGATCGGCACTGGCGCCGGCGGTTGCCGGGTTGCTGTTCGCCGCCGGCTATCCGCTTTCCACCGTCGCCATCCTGATGGCACTCGGATCCGCGGTCGGTGCGCTTGCCCTTTTCGGGCTGGCCAGCCGCAAAGCGTCGGCGAGTTGA
- a CDS encoding aldehyde dehydrogenase: MATMIHEGRMFERLNPVTGEIATSAPAASVVDADAACDAAAAAFPIWSAMGPNARRALLMKAATALEARASEFVAAMMGEIGATEGWARFNLMLAAGMIREAAALTTQITGEVIPSDKPGCLAMALREPVGVMLGIAPWNAPIILGVRAVAVPLACGNTVVLKASEQCPRTHALIAEAFAEAGLPEGAVSIVTNAPEDAAEIVGALIDNPHVRRINFTGSTHVGRIIAVRAAQHLKPVLLELGGKAPLIVLADADLDEAVKAAAFGAFMNQGQICMSTERIIVEESIADAFAAKFKEKVASMAVGDPRDGKTPLGAVVDQKTVDCVRGLIDDALANGAEQLVGGEANGVLMPAHVIDKVTPAMRLFRDESFGPVVGIARARDEAHAIELANDTEYGLSASVFTQDTARGLRVARQIQSGICHINGPTVHDEPQMPFGGVKASGYGRFGGKAGIDAFTELRWITIETQPGHFPI; the protein is encoded by the coding sequence ATGGCAACGATGATCCACGAGGGTCGCATGTTCGAGCGGCTCAACCCCGTCACCGGCGAGATCGCGACCAGCGCGCCCGCGGCAAGCGTCGTCGATGCGGACGCGGCGTGCGACGCGGCGGCGGCGGCATTCCCCATCTGGTCGGCAATGGGCCCCAATGCCCGGCGCGCGCTACTGATGAAGGCGGCGACGGCGCTCGAGGCGCGGGCCAGCGAGTTCGTCGCGGCAATGATGGGCGAGATCGGCGCCACCGAAGGCTGGGCGCGGTTCAACCTGATGCTCGCCGCCGGCATGATTCGCGAAGCCGCGGCGCTCACCACCCAGATCACCGGCGAAGTCATTCCTTCCGACAAGCCCGGATGCCTGGCGATGGCGCTGCGCGAACCCGTGGGCGTGATGCTGGGCATCGCGCCGTGGAACGCGCCGATCATCCTGGGCGTCCGCGCCGTCGCGGTTCCGCTGGCCTGCGGCAACACCGTGGTGCTCAAGGCAAGCGAGCAATGCCCGCGCACCCATGCGCTGATTGCCGAGGCCTTTGCCGAGGCAGGATTGCCCGAGGGCGCGGTCAGCATCGTCACCAATGCCCCCGAGGATGCCGCCGAGATCGTCGGCGCGTTGATCGACAACCCCCATGTCCGCCGCATCAACTTCACCGGATCGACCCATGTCGGCCGGATCATCGCGGTGCGCGCGGCGCAGCATCTGAAGCCCGTTTTGCTCGAACTGGGCGGCAAAGCCCCGCTGATCGTGCTTGCCGATGCCGATCTCGACGAAGCGGTGAAGGCCGCCGCTTTCGGCGCCTTCATGAACCAGGGCCAGATCTGCATGTCGACCGAGCGGATCATCGTCGAGGAGAGCATCGCCGACGCCTTCGCCGCGAAGTTCAAGGAAAAGGTCGCATCGATGGCGGTCGGCGATCCGCGCGACGGCAAGACCCCGCTGGGGGCCGTGGTCGACCAGAAGACCGTCGATTGCGTCCGCGGCCTGATCGACGATGCGCTGGCCAACGGCGCCGAGCAGCTGGTCGGCGGCGAGGCAAATGGCGTGCTGATGCCGGCGCATGTCATCGACAAGGTGACGCCCGCGATGCGGCTGTTCCGCGACGAAAGCTTCGGCCCGGTCGTCGGCATCGCCCGCGCACGCGACGAAGCGCATGCGATCGAGCTTGCCAACGACACCGAATATGGCCTGTCGGCCTCGGTCTTCACGCAGGACACGGCGCGCGGGCTGCGCGTCGCGCGGCAGATCCAGTCGGGTATCTGCCATATCAATGGCCCCACCGTGCATGACGAGCCGCAGATGCCGTTCGGCGGGGTCAAGGCATCGGGCTATGGCCGCTTCGGCGGCAAGGCCGGCATCGATGCCTTCACCGAATTGCGCTGGATCACGATCGAGACCCAGCCGGGCCATTTCCCGATCTGA